In the genome of Lacerta agilis isolate rLacAgi1 chromosome 2, rLacAgi1.pri, whole genome shotgun sequence, one region contains:
- the RNF222 gene encoding RING finger protein 222: MSVTKTSKEIPAAAPSVECPVCYEPFQSPKVSRRVLSCGHAFCHDCLVKCLLVSRDEGRLQNCLTCPICRFVTFLCRKRACLPSKISLNPPPLELPLSPSLLSLGPANTLVVPGHFLLSLRGYTSHQNVCGCPSTVHPGGLERQSHVFIITQCGMPLIEENIGVTALNHDVEAAGSVTSQRSLVMGCFQSPIVLAIILVSTVALLGAVLPWLLFLK; the protein is encoded by the coding sequence ATGTCTGTGACCAAAACCAGTAAGGAGATTCCTGCTGCTGCCCCTTCGGTGGAGTGCCCTGTCTGTTATGAGCCATTTCAGTCTCCGAAAGTGTCGCGCCGGGTGCTGAGCTGTGGGCACGCTTTTTGCCACGACTGTCTGGTCAAGTGCCTTTTGGTGTCACGTGATGAGGGCCGGCTACAGAACTGCCTCACCTGCCCCATCTGCCGCTTTGTGACCTTCCTCTGCAGGAAGAGAGCCTGCTTGCCTTCCAAGATCTCCTTGAACCCTCCACCTTTGGAGCTGCCGCTCTCCCCTTCTTTGCTGTCCTTGGGGCCAGCAAACACTTTAGTGGTGCCTGGCCATTTCCTGCTGTCCTTGCGTGGCTACACCAGCCACCAGAATGTGTGCGGCTGCCCTAGCACGGTGCACCCTGGTGGCTTGGAGCGACAGTCTCACGTCTTCATTATCACTCAGTGCGGGATGCCGCTGATTGAAGAGAACATTGGTGTCACCGCTCTAAACCACGATGTGGAAGCTGCGGGGTCAGTGACGTCTCAGAGATCCCTAGTAATGGGCTGCTTCCAATCACCCATTGTCTTGGCAATCATCCTGGTCTCCACTGTTGCTCTGTTGGGGGCTGTTCTCCCCTGGCTACTATTTCTGAAATAG